The sequence CACATCCAGCACTTTTCTGATCATGGCCAGTTTGTGGGTGTGATGGGATTGCGACGAAAGTATAGCTGGGCTAAAACTCAGGTCGCGCAGCAAAATCGGACCTTTGGGAATGCCCTGAATCCGGAAGAAGTCGATAAGGAGATCATATAAATTCCACGGGCTGCTCGATACAAAATAGATCGGATTAAACAATGTCGTGACAGGCCCGCTCTGTAATGCCCGATAAAACGCGGCTACTCCCGCAAAGGGCAGGCGTGTGTAAGCGTTCCCAAGAAACGTAAGCCGGGCCGTTTGCAGAAGACTGGTTGCTCCCGTTACGAGCACCGTATCATCGATATCAGAAATGATCCCAAACTGGCTGTAAAGGGGCGAAATCATCAGGTAGCCATCTTTAATCACCGGTTCGCCAGTTGGTTGCACAATAGCATCCAGCGAATACCGAACGGGAAACCAGGCACGACCAGGCGGCAGATTGTCTGGTGGGTTAATCGTCATTTCAAAATAACCTTCTTTATCCGTTACGGCCGTATTCGATTTGCCAAATGCGTCCACACGTACCGTTACGCCCGGCACTTCGTCGCTTTCGAACCGTTGGTACGTAGCCAGCAAATTTTGCCAGAATGTATCATTGTCGCTGGGGGTGCTTAGATCGCG comes from Spirosoma aureum and encodes:
- a CDS encoding App1 family protein encodes the protein MTTWKDFLVSASTDAEAQFDRLKNRLFSRLDAKKPYKIVYYRGFGSPTAVWITGRVLRERDLSTPSDNDTFWQNLLATYQRFESDEVPGVTVRVDAFGKSNTAVTDKEGYFEMTINPPDNLPPGRAWFPVRYSLDAIVQPTGEPVIKDGYLMISPLYSQFGIISDIDDTVLVTGATSLLQTARLTFLGNAYTRLPFAGVAAFYRALQSGPVTTLFNPIYFVSSSPWNLYDLLIDFFRIQGIPKGPILLRDLSFSPAILSSQSHHTHKLAMIRKVLDVNPQLPFVLIGDSGQQDPEIYTQVVRENPGRIRAIYIRDVSEDRRDEDVRELIRTAEAFDVPMLLVPDTVEAAEHAASLGLIDPDTIPEIRADRRADKE